The genomic segment GGTTTGATACTACTATTTCAAGCTGGATGGACTTTCATTAACTTGCATTTGAGCATTAGGACTTAACAAACTTTATAAAAACAAAAAGTCGAGGTTAATTCACAGCATTAATTCCTTCTTTGCTAATTGTTTATTGTTTTAATAATATGTATTATTAGTTTGGACGATCACACTTTAATCAATCAAACTACTATGAGTAATGATGTTATTTTTGAGGACGAACAAGGAAATCGTATTACACGCGAAGACCTGGCTTATGTAACCAAAGGACACGTTGACTTTGCGTTGATAGGGCGCGAACAAATTCCTTTTGAGGCCATTGAGCTTCATCAAAAAGCCCGGCAAGAAGGGCAACAATACGGAAACTATGACAAAGCAATTGAACTTTTGAAAAAGACTTGCCTAATGGCAGACCATTGGCCTTACCCAGTGTATGACCTTGCTTTTACTTATTTGCTGCAAAAAAACTACGAACAAGCGCTTCAATATTACCGATTGACCGACGAACTGGAACCTCGTGGCTTTTTTACTGCCAAAACAGCTATTTATGCCCTGGAAGGCGAACTTGATGGACGATTTCCGCCTGGTTTGTACCTTACTTACCTTAAAATAGAATGGACAGACAACGAACAGGAAAAATTAGAGATTGCTTCCTCTATAGCCCAAAAATGCCCCGACTTTGCCCCTGCCTGGAAAGAGCTTGCTACCCTGCACGATGACAGTACCCAAAGAATGAAGGCAATTGCTGCTGGCCTTGCCCAAAATCCAGATGCAGAAACAGAGGGTAATTTGCTGATTAACAAAGCGTTGGTACTTGACAAAGAGGGTAAAACTGAAGAAGCTATTGGTATTTTGGGTAATTTGATTATGAATAACAATGTAACACTGGCAAATGACGCCATGAGTAAGTTTGTGCTCAACCAAATTATCAACCGGAGTTAAAACAAACACAAAAAATATAACACAGGGCAATGCTCTATGGTAAATCGCTGTAGGGCTTTTTTGTTTGAAAATGAGGGTATTTTGTGACATTTCTCGGTTTGCTGGCGTTTTTACTCAAGTGCATAAGTTAACTTTTAGAAGTAGCTTACAAGCTTGTTAATATGCCTAAGAAAACAAAACCGTGTACTATCATGTAGACTTCCCTAAAAGAGTTGCCTTTGGAACGGTATTTCGCCTGAAGCATCTATACCTAAGGGCTTGTACCTGTTGGTGTTGTAGACTATTGCTATTACATTCAGTTGTATTTTTACTGGAATTGTCAAAGCAAAGAGTGAAAGACATACACCTCCTTTTTTATGAAAAATCACCGAATTAATTACATTAAGCAAGCATTTTACGAGCATTTTTAGTATAATTGCATCATAAAGTTTCAATACTACATCCAGGTACTTTACTTGGTTTTATCCCATCAATCAAGCTTTTTGATATTTTTCTAATAACAAGCCATACACTTCCAATACATTCTACTGAAAACCAATCTCGTTTTTTCTTTAAAAAAATAGTATGCATTAGAAAATACGATGTGGGTAAAAGAACGCGTTTCTTAGGAGGCCCTAACTATTAATTCAAGTGTACAAACTGGTCTGCTACATACACTGCTATATATAGGT from the Microscilla marina ATCC 23134 genome contains:
- a CDS encoding tetratricopeptide repeat protein; translated protein: MSNDVIFEDEQGNRITREDLAYVTKGHVDFALIGREQIPFEAIELHQKARQEGQQYGNYDKAIELLKKTCLMADHWPYPVYDLAFTYLLQKNYEQALQYYRLTDELEPRGFFTAKTAIYALEGELDGRFPPGLYLTYLKIEWTDNEQEKLEIASSIAQKCPDFAPAWKELATLHDDSTQRMKAIAAGLAQNPDAETEGNLLINKALVLDKEGKTEEAIGILGNLIMNNNVTLANDAMSKFVLNQIINRS